CTCTTTCGTCGTCGCTATGCTCGCACTCCGACAGCCGATGTAGCACGCAGGTTCTACAGAGAGGGAAGGTGAGTTTGCCGTTTACTCTGTAGGGCAGAACAGGCGCCCACAAGCCTCTGGGGGGCAGAACTTTGACTCTGACTATACCGAAATATTGTTCTATCGGTAGGAAGTCCTTGAATACAACCACGGGGTGTCCGAGGGGGTAGGTCTTTGTTTTGTTGACGAATGGGTAGAGAGATGTGAAGTCGTAGTAATCGATCCTCTCCTCGGGTTGAGCCACGTAGTGCAGATTTAACGCGTTGGTCCTCCCCCCAAACAAAGCATCGCGGGGATTTAACCTTTCTGGAAAGTCAAATGATTTCAGAAAACTTTTCACATCCTCGTCGGTCTTTTTCATCTCGCTCCACTCGTGTTCCCATATCGAGGTCACTCGCAGATCGTAAGTGTGCTTCAAGTGTTGAATTCTCGTCTTCGTTCTCTCGAGTAGACTCCCGTATGTCGTACCTTGGGTCAGAGGGTGATGCTCGTGCGAAGCGAAGCATTTATCACAACCGTGATAAAAACACCCTAAAAACTCGTACGCTCTCCGCACGCCTTTGTGCTCGCTGTATCCGTCCACGGCGTATTTACCAAATTTCACTTCCCCACCGTTCAGAGCGTGCTGAATGTTTATCTTCCGCTTTTGCGCCACATACTCCAACCATTGGATAGAAGAAGACGAAAAAGATTTCTGCCCGCTGACGTAATGATCCAACGGTGGAATGGCCAACGTGTGTGGAGAAAGAAACTTTGTTCTAAAGATTTTCATGCACACGCTGGCTATGGTGATGCAACTAAAGGGGTCGACTTGTGTGCTTTCCAAGATCTCTTCCCTGAATATCAGACAGGCTCGCCTCAAAATCTTTACGTCGTTCTTACAGTACTTGGCCATCTCTTTCTTGAATAGAAAGATTCCTCCTTTGACCCCTTCGTACCATCGGAAGAACTCCTCGCGATCTTTGGGCATCATGCTGTCGGCACCGTAGAATTCGGGAGCGGGGTAAGGCCCTACATAGTCCTGATGTTCCGGGATGTTCCAATAGTGTGGAAAGTATCCTTTAGCGTCTGACTCGAACCCCATAGCTTTAGGCATTGCGGAGAGTTTCATAGGCATGAAGCATAGGCTGTcgataaacctctgattaaactCGGGGTCGGTAAAACACAGAATTTTGCTGCCTTGTGCTACGATGTTAGGAACTACGCCTTCTTTCACCAGGTAGTTAAGCAGGAGATAGGAATCGTATCCTCTAGCGTTGTGTGCTATGAAAATATAGTTGCTGTATGCGGGCTTGCGGAATTTTGCAAAGAATTTTTTGACGCAGTCTTCCCCGGACCACGTCCACGTTTCTCCTTTAAAATCCATGCAACATAAAAAATTTGCAACGTGCACACCCGTCGCTTGATGGCATTCTAGATCGTAGAAGATGAGTTTGTTGCTCCGCTTTTCTTTCTCTAGAGGTTCGATAAAACACTGGTGATTAAACAGTTTATCCATCTTCTCCCCACAGAGACTACAGCTTTGACCGATGCATTTATGAGACTTCTGCCCAGCGAATGATGTTTTAACCATCGTGTTACATTGTGCGCAATAGTACGCTCTTTCGCATAATGTGTACGTAATGTTTTCATTCGTCTTTTTCGACTCCTTGTGTTTGTCATAACAGTACTGAGATCTGCACAGTCTTAGACAGTCCGGGCATTGTAAGAGActcttctgtttgtgtttgtgacatTCGGAATCGTTACAGACGCCGCACGCGTATTTACAACTGTGACTCCTGCGGTCATTGTAAGTAGCGTAGCAGTAATTGCAGAAGTAAGCCGCGCCTAGAAGTCCTTTTATGTTTTTTACACCATAGTAATGTTTATCGTGTAAAAATATGAACAAAGTCCGATCATTGGGGATTTCAGAGGTTTGAAAAAATGAATATCCTTTTTTGGAGACGGTACGGTGCAATACTACAATTTTACAGTTGAGATGACTCTCAAATCGATGTACGTCCGCAAACCCGACTTCGTCTTGGGGTCTTAATCCCGCATCTCTCTGTAACTGTTCCGCTATCCTACATATCTCAAAATGACTCCTCCCAGGATTCAACAGCTTAGCGACGCACAGCGCGAAACACAAATTATTACCCTCGTTTAGAAAAACGTATAAATGCTTGAGCTTTTTCCTTACAACTTCGGAATGGAGGAGGCCTGATAATTTTCTCCtgtccccaccccctcccctcggAGCGTGCACTAATTGAATCACCAAATCAACGGCGTCGCTCATCAACACTTCATGGTTGCTCTGCATAGCTTTCTCGAGAGGTGATAGAAACGAATCTAACGCTACTCCCTCAGAGGTCACTTCAATAGGTTCTGAAACGCTCAGATTAGGTCCGTGAATTTGAAAAATCATGACGTCGTTCGGTTCTACGGCTTCGCGAGCAACGTCTACCATCTCATCTATAATCCCTAAAACGTGGTTGTGAAAATCAGAGAAACTGCTGATGTCCTCTAATGAGGAGAAATTTACTTTCCTTCTAATTTCTGTGTTATTGAACTTTTCCCTCTTTTTAATTCTAATGCTCGGGTCTGTAGCCGCTCCACAGCCTACTTGTTCGGCGTCAATATTGATCATGGGGTGAGAATAATTTGGTCTCTCCTCATCAATTTCAATCGGTACGTTATTTTGATTATCAGAGGTTTGGCTATTTAATTCTCTAAGATATTGCTCTAGTTCTTGGAAACAATCGtattgttgttctggttgtgtaatCTCGGTTCTGGCATCGGGGCTCTGAGCATTGTAATCGATAGGTATTGCCAATCCTCCATTCAGAGAATTTACGGCTTCTAAAACGTAAGGATTTACTGTATCATTTAAACCTCTAAGATATTGTTCTAGTTCTTGGAAACAATCGtattgttgttctggttgtgtaatCTCGGATCTGGCATCGGGGCTCTGAGCATTGTAATCGATAGGTATTGCCAATCCTCCATTCAGAGAATTTACGGCTTCTAAAACGTAAGGATTTACTGTATCATTTAAACCTCTAAGATATTGTTCTAGTTCTTGGAAACAATCGtattgttgttctggttgtgtaatCTCGGATCTGGCATCGGGGCTCTGAGCATTGTAATCGATAGGTATTGCCAATCCTTCATTCAGAGAATTTACGGC
This Brachyhypopomus gauderio isolate BG-103 chromosome 6, BGAUD_0.2, whole genome shotgun sequence DNA region includes the following protein-coding sequences:
- the LOC143517368 gene encoding uncharacterized protein LOC143517368 isoform X1, whose amino-acid sequence is MNDWEPAPALESQSVITEQGPNAWETLSEASSLRFDSGEHASPLRGPPPSPASATSNQEDGAGHLQEHEPNRYVMEEEDLMTADLIRRARDALAAAEHLKVARIHEINHNLPEDATNPHVLEAVNSLNEGLAIPIDYNAQSPDARSEITQPEQQYDCFQELEQYLRGLNDTVNPYVLEAVNSLNGGLAIPIDYNAQSPDARSEITQPEQQYDCFQELEQYLRGLNDTVNPYVLEAVNSLNGGLAIPIDYNAQSPDARTEITQPEQQYDCFQELEQYLRELNSQTSDNQNNVPIEIDEERPNYSHPMINIDAEQVGCGAATDPSIRIKKREKFNNTEIRRKVNFSSLEDISSFSDFHNHVLGIIDEMVDVAREAVEPNDVMIFQIHGPNLSVSEPIEVTSEGVALDSFLSPLEKAMQSNHEVLMSDAVDLVIQLVHAPRGGGGDRRKLSGLLHSEVVRKKLKHLYVFLNEGNNLCFALCVAKLLNPGRSHFEICRIAEQLQRDAGLRPQDEVGFADVHRFESHLNCKIVVLHRTVSKKGYSFFQTSEIPNDRTLFIFLHDKHYYGVKNIKGLLGAAYFCNYCYATYNDRRSHSCKYACGVCNDSECHKHKQKSLLQCPDCLRLCRSQYCYDKHKESKKTNENITYTLCERAYYCAQCNTMVKTSFAGQKSHKCIGQSCSLCGEKMDKLFNHQCFIEPLEKEKRSNKLIFYDLECHQATGVHVANFLCCMDFKGETWTWSGEDCVKKFFAKFRKPAYSNYIFIAHNARGYDSYLLLNYLVKEGVVPNIVAQGSKILCFTDPEFNQRFIDSLCFMPMKLSAMPKAMGFESDAKGYFPHYWNIPEHQDYVGPYPAPEFYGADSMMPKDREEFFRWYEGVKGGIFLFKKEMAKYCKNDVKILRRACLIFREEILESTQVDPFSCITIASVCMKIFRTKFLSPHTLAIPPLDHYVSGQKSFSSSSIQWLEYVAQKRKINIQHALNGGEVKFGKYAVDGYSEHKGVRRAYEFLGCFYHGCDKCFASHEHHPLTQGTTYGSLLERTKTRIQHLKHTYDLRVTSIWEHEWSEMKKTDEDVKSFLKSFDFPERLNPRDALFGGRTNALNLHYVAQPEERIDYYDFTSLYPFVNKTKTYPLGHPVVVFKDFLPIEQYFGIVRVKVLPPRGLWAPVLPYRVNGKLTFPLCRTCVLHRLSECEHSDDERALTGTWCTQEVIKAVEKGYVVQKIFEVWHFPLRSDTLFADYIKMFLKTKQESSGYPSWVKCAADEEEYLRGYEEHEGIRLDAGKITHNPAKRSVAKLALNSLWGKMCQRPDRLNTTLITQPEMFLKFIFSTSIKVRDLSFLNDDVALVQWRQADVRCMDPGVSNVFIGVFTTAYARLELYELMDKLQRRVLYTDTDSVVFVSRDGDWMPPLSDYLGGLTSELSEGDSIVEFVSGGPKTYGFRTLKGENVMKVKGLTLNYTNDKLVNLKSLTELVNEHVKNPSRSREIMTSRNMIVRDKIGFLLKNKTQQKRFRIVYDKRILLPDFRTLPYGY
- the LOC143517368 gene encoding uncharacterized protein LOC143517368 isoform X2, translated to MNDWEPAPALESHGEHASPLRGPPPSPASATSNQEDGAGHLQEHEPNRYVMEEEDLMTADLIRRARDALAAAEHLKVARIHEINHNLPEDATNPHVLEAVNSLNEGLAIPIDYNAQSPDARSEITQPEQQYDCFQELEQYLRGLNDTVNPYVLEAVNSLNGGLAIPIDYNAQSPDARSEITQPEQQYDCFQELEQYLRGLNDTVNPYVLEAVNSLNGGLAIPIDYNAQSPDARTEITQPEQQYDCFQELEQYLRELNSQTSDNQNNVPIEIDEERPNYSHPMINIDAEQVGCGAATDPSIRIKKREKFNNTEIRRKVNFSSLEDISSFSDFHNHVLGIIDEMVDVAREAVEPNDVMIFQIHGPNLSVSEPIEVTSEGVALDSFLSPLEKAMQSNHEVLMSDAVDLVIQLVHAPRGGGGDRRKLSGLLHSEVVRKKLKHLYVFLNEGNNLCFALCVAKLLNPGRSHFEICRIAEQLQRDAGLRPQDEVGFADVHRFESHLNCKIVVLHRTVSKKGYSFFQTSEIPNDRTLFIFLHDKHYYGVKNIKGLLGAAYFCNYCYATYNDRRSHSCKYACGVCNDSECHKHKQKSLLQCPDCLRLCRSQYCYDKHKESKKTNENITYTLCERAYYCAQCNTMVKTSFAGQKSHKCIGQSCSLCGEKMDKLFNHQCFIEPLEKEKRSNKLIFYDLECHQATGVHVANFLCCMDFKGETWTWSGEDCVKKFFAKFRKPAYSNYIFIAHNARGYDSYLLLNYLVKEGVVPNIVAQGSKILCFTDPEFNQRFIDSLCFMPMKLSAMPKAMGFESDAKGYFPHYWNIPEHQDYVGPYPAPEFYGADSMMPKDREEFFRWYEGVKGGIFLFKKEMAKYCKNDVKILRRACLIFREEILESTQVDPFSCITIASVCMKIFRTKFLSPHTLAIPPLDHYVSGQKSFSSSSIQWLEYVAQKRKINIQHALNGGEVKFGKYAVDGYSEHKGVRRAYEFLGCFYHGCDKCFASHEHHPLTQGTTYGSLLERTKTRIQHLKHTYDLRVTSIWEHEWSEMKKTDEDVKSFLKSFDFPERLNPRDALFGGRTNALNLHYVAQPEERIDYYDFTSLYPFVNKTKTYPLGHPVVVFKDFLPIEQYFGIVRVKVLPPRGLWAPVLPYRVNGKLTFPLCRTCVLHRLSECEHSDDERALTGTWCTQEVIKAVEKGYVVQKIFEVWHFPLRSDTLFADYIKMFLKTKQESSGYPSWVKCAADEEEYLRGYEEHEGIRLDAGKITHNPAKRSVAKLALNSLWGKMCQRPDRLNTTLITQPEMFLKFIFSTSIKVRDLSFLNDDVALVQWRQADVRCMDPGVSNVFIGVFTTAYARLELYELMDKLQRRVLYTDTDSVVFVSRDGDWMPPLSDYLGGLTSELSEGDSIVEFVSGGPKTYGFRTLKGENVMKVKGLTLNYTNDKLVNLKSLTELVNEHVKNPSRSREIMTSRNMIVRDKIGFLLKNKTQQKRFRIVYDKRILLPDFRTLPYGY